Proteins found in one Pseudomonas marvdashtae genomic segment:
- a CDS encoding GntR family transcriptional regulator encodes MTFKAPDSLAEQIAHHLAERIIRGEMKPGERIQEQKVTLALNVSRGSVREALLILERRHLIAILPRRGAHVTELTEHKVRSLCALMSELYILLGNAVAHGWKVQADMAPFVAIQQRLQEAFERQDIRTFVDESFSVMRAAYPFANNPYLQETVENLQPAMSRAYFLALEQRKAEMSEFLDLFQRLLAAVLARDLPQIRIVLTAYAQRSCDLVVSALTAA; translated from the coding sequence ATGACGTTCAAGGCCCCGGACAGCCTCGCCGAGCAAATCGCCCATCACCTCGCCGAGCGGATCATTCGCGGCGAAATGAAGCCGGGGGAGCGCATCCAGGAACAGAAGGTCACGCTGGCGCTCAATGTCAGCCGCGGCTCGGTCCGCGAGGCCTTGCTGATTCTGGAGAGGCGTCATCTGATCGCCATCCTGCCGCGCCGTGGCGCCCACGTGACCGAACTCACCGAGCACAAGGTACGCAGCCTTTGTGCGTTGATGAGCGAGCTGTATATCCTGCTCGGCAACGCCGTGGCCCATGGCTGGAAGGTACAGGCCGACATGGCGCCGTTCGTCGCGATCCAACAGCGCCTCCAGGAGGCTTTCGAGCGCCAGGACATTCGCACCTTTGTCGACGAAAGCTTCAGCGTGATGCGCGCCGCTTATCCGTTCGCCAACAACCCGTATTTGCAGGAAACCGTCGAAAACCTGCAGCCGGCGATGAGCCGCGCCTATTTCCTCGCCCTTGAACAGCGCAAGGCGGAGATGAGTGAATTCCTCGACCTGTTCCAGCGCCTGCTCGCCGCCGTGCTGGCCCGTGATTTGCCGCAGATCCGCATCGTGCTGACGGCCTACGCCCAGCGCAGTTGCGATCTGGTGGTTTCTGCCCTGACGGCGGCCTGA
- the zipA gene encoding cell division protein ZipA, with protein MEIGLREWLIVIGIIVIAGILFDGWRRMRGGKGKLKFRLDRSLSNLPDEDDSAELLGPPRVLDTHKEPQLDEHDLPSMSAPAREPKESGSKRGKRNSEPSQGDLNLNLDLDGGPSFSSRDGDFPDESKPSSSDKEQAQAEEVLVISVICRDPAGFKGPALLQNILESGLRFGEMDIFHRHESMAGNGEVLFSMANAVKPGVFDLDDIDHFSTPAVSFFLGLPGPRHPKQAFDVMVAAARKLSQELNGELKDDQRSVLTAQTIEHYRQRIVEFERRALTQKR; from the coding sequence ATGGAAATCGGTCTGCGCGAGTGGCTGATCGTCATCGGCATCATAGTCATTGCCGGTATTCTTTTCGACGGCTGGCGTCGCATGCGCGGCGGCAAGGGGAAACTCAAGTTTCGCCTGGACCGCAGCCTGTCGAACCTGCCCGATGAGGATGATAGCGCCGAACTACTGGGCCCGCCTCGGGTGCTGGACACCCACAAGGAGCCGCAGCTGGATGAGCACGACCTGCCGTCGATGAGCGCGCCTGCGCGTGAGCCGAAGGAGTCGGGTTCCAAGCGTGGCAAGCGCAACAGCGAGCCGTCCCAGGGGGATTTGAACCTCAATCTCGACCTCGATGGCGGCCCGAGCTTCAGCAGCCGCGACGGCGACTTCCCGGACGAGAGCAAGCCATCGAGCAGCGACAAGGAACAGGCCCAGGCCGAAGAAGTGCTGGTGATCAGCGTGATCTGCCGCGATCCGGCCGGCTTCAAGGGCCCGGCACTGCTGCAGAACATTCTGGAAAGTGGCCTGCGTTTCGGCGAGATGGATATTTTCCACCGTCACGAAAGCATGGCCGGCAATGGCGAGGTGCTGTTCTCCATGGCCAACGCCGTCAAGCCTGGCGTCTTCGACCTGGACGACATCGACCATTTCAGCACCCCTGCGGTGAGCTTCTTCCTGGGGCTGCCAGGTCCGCGCCATCCCAAGCAGGCTTTTGACGTAATGGTGGCCGCGGCTCGCAAGCTGTCCCAGGAGCTCAACGGCGAACTGAAGGATGACCAGCGCAGCGTGCTGACCGCCCAGACCATCGAGCATTACCGCCAGCGCATCGTTGAATTCGAGCGCCGGGCGCTGACCCAAAAGCGCTGA
- the smc gene encoding chromosome segregation protein SMC, producing MRLKCIKLAGFKSFVDPTTVNFPSNMAAVVGPNGCGKSNIIDAVRWVMGESSAKNLRGESMTDVIFNGSTSRKPVSQASIELVFDNSDGTLIGEYAAYAEISIRRKVTRDSQNSYFLNGTKCRRRDITDIFLGTGLGPRSYSIIEQGMISKLIEAKPEDLRNFIEEAAGISKYKERRRETENRIRRTHENLARLTDLREELERQLERLHRQAEAAKKYQEYKGEERQLKAQLSALRWQALNEQVGQREATIGNQEVSFEALVAEQRNADAAIERLRDGHHELSERFNLVQGRFYSVGGDIARVEQSIQHGQQRLRQLQDDLKEAERARLETESHLGHDRTLLLTLGEELDRLTPEQEITSAAAEEAAAALEEAELTMHGWQEQWDTFNLTSAEPRRQAEVQQSRIQQLETSMERLAERQRRLTEERTLLAADPEDAAILDLGEQLATSEATLEDLQASEDAQVERLEQLRQALQLALQNQQQAQGELQRLNGRLASLEALQQAALDPGTGTAEWLRDQHLAERPRLAEGLKVDAGWELAVETVLGADLQAVLVEDFGGFDLSGFTQGDLRLLSPAGDGVRMPGSLLDKVEADVDLSPWLGQVKPVDSLDQALVLRGQLAPGESLISRDGYWVGRHFLRVRRAGEAESGMLARGQEIQRLGAEREEREASVEALETELQNLRAQQRQQENGREHLRRLLQDEARQQGELKAQLSAGKAKVEQLALRRTRLDEEIAELGEQRALEHEQIGEARLQLQDALDAMALDTEQRELLLAQRDSLRERLDRVRQEARQHKDHAHQLAVRLGSLRAQYDSTRQALERLEMQSERLTEKREQLSLNLEEGEAPLEELRLKLEELLDKRMSVDEELKTAQIALEDADRELRDAEKRRSQAEQQSQLIRGQMEQQRMEWQALTVRRKALQDQLLEDGYDLNGVLATLVAGANEKDAEEELERIAQRIQRLGAINLAAIDEYQQQSERKRYLDAQNDDLVEALETLENVIRKIDKETRNRFKDTFDQINGGLQALFPKVFGGGSAYLELTGEDLLDTGVTIMARPPGKKNSTIHLLSGGEKALTALALVFAIFKLNPAPFCMLDEVDAPLDDANVGRYARLVKEMSETVQFIYITHNKIAMEMADQLMGVTMHEPGCSRLVAVDVEEAMAMVDA from the coding sequence GTGCGGCTCAAGTGCATCAAGCTGGCCGGGTTCAAGTCTTTCGTCGACCCGACCACGGTGAACTTCCCCAGCAACATGGCGGCGGTGGTCGGACCCAATGGTTGCGGCAAATCGAACATCATCGACGCCGTGCGCTGGGTGATGGGCGAGAGCTCGGCCAAGAATTTGCGCGGCGAGTCGATGACCGACGTCATCTTCAACGGCTCCACCAGCCGTAAACCGGTGAGCCAGGCCAGTATCGAACTGGTGTTCGATAACTCGGACGGTACCCTGATTGGCGAATACGCTGCCTACGCAGAGATCTCCATCCGCCGCAAAGTGACCCGCGACAGCCAGAACAGTTATTTCCTCAACGGCACTAAATGCCGTCGCCGCGACATCACCGACATCTTCCTCGGCACCGGTCTCGGGCCACGCAGCTATTCGATCATCGAGCAGGGCATGATCTCCAAGCTGATCGAGGCCAAGCCGGAAGATTTGCGTAATTTCATCGAAGAAGCCGCCGGCATTTCCAAGTACAAGGAACGCCGTCGCGAGACCGAAAACCGTATCCGACGGACCCACGAAAACCTGGCGCGCCTGACCGATTTGCGTGAAGAACTCGAGCGCCAGCTGGAACGGCTGCACCGTCAGGCCGAAGCCGCGAAGAAGTACCAGGAATACAAGGGCGAAGAGCGCCAGCTCAAGGCCCAGCTGTCAGCCCTGCGCTGGCAGGCGTTGAACGAACAGGTCGGCCAGCGCGAGGCGACCATCGGCAACCAGGAAGTCAGCTTCGAAGCGTTGGTGGCCGAACAGCGCAACGCCGACGCCGCCATCGAACGCCTGCGCGACGGGCACCACGAACTCTCCGAGCGCTTCAATCTGGTGCAAGGACGCTTCTATTCGGTGGGTGGCGACATCGCCCGGGTCGAACAGAGCATCCAGCATGGCCAGCAACGCCTGCGTCAGTTGCAGGACGATTTGAAGGAGGCCGAGCGCGCGCGCCTGGAAACCGAATCCCACCTCGGGCATGACCGCACCCTGTTGCTGACCCTCGGCGAGGAACTGGACCGGCTCACCCCGGAGCAGGAAATCACCAGCGCCGCCGCCGAAGAAGCCGCCGCTGCCCTGGAGGAAGCCGAGCTGACCATGCACGGCTGGCAAGAGCAGTGGGACACTTTCAACCTCACCTCCGCCGAACCACGGCGCCAGGCCGAGGTGCAGCAGTCGCGCATCCAGCAGTTGGAAACCAGCATGGAGCGCCTGGCCGAACGGCAGCGCCGCCTGACTGAAGAGCGGACATTGCTCGCTGCTGACCCGGAAGACGCAGCGATTCTGGACCTGGGCGAACAACTGGCCACCAGCGAAGCCACTCTCGAAGATTTGCAAGCGAGCGAAGACGCCCAGGTCGAACGCCTTGAGCAACTGCGCCAGGCCTTGCAACTGGCCTTGCAGAATCAGCAGCAAGCCCAGGGCGAATTGCAGCGGCTCAACGGGCGCCTCGCCTCGCTTGAAGCCTTGCAGCAAGCCGCGCTCGATCCTGGCACCGGGACGGCGGAATGGCTGCGCGACCAGCACTTGGCCGAACGCCCGCGCTTGGCCGAAGGACTGAAAGTCGACGCTGGCTGGGAGCTGGCGGTGGAAACCGTGTTGGGCGCCGACCTGCAAGCGGTGCTGGTGGAAGACTTTGGCGGCTTTGATCTGTCGGGCTTCACCCAGGGCGATCTGCGCCTGCTCAGCCCGGCCGGCGACGGCGTGCGGATGCCCGGCAGTCTGCTGGACAAGGTCGAGGCCGACGTCGACCTGTCGCCCTGGCTGGGGCAGGTCAAGCCGGTGGACAGCCTTGATCAGGCGCTGGTCCTGCGCGGGCAACTGGCTCCCGGCGAAAGCCTGATCAGCCGTGACGGATATTGGGTGGGCCGGCATTTCCTCCGGGTGCGCCGGGCCGGCGAAGCCGAGAGCGGCATGCTCGCCCGCGGCCAGGAAATCCAGCGACTGGGCGCCGAGCGTGAAGAGCGCGAAGCCAGCGTCGAAGCCCTGGAAACCGAATTGCAAAACCTGCGCGCACAACAGCGTCAGCAGGAGAATGGCCGTGAACACTTGCGTCGGTTGTTGCAGGACGAAGCGCGCCAGCAAGGCGAGCTCAAGGCGCAGTTGTCCGCCGGCAAGGCCAAGGTCGAGCAATTGGCCCTGCGTCGCACCCGCCTCGACGAAGAAATCGCCGAGCTGGGCGAGCAACGGGCGTTGGAACACGAGCAGATCGGCGAAGCGCGCTTGCAACTGCAAGATGCCCTCGATGCGATGGCGCTGGACACCGAGCAGCGCGAATTGCTGTTGGCCCAGCGCGACAGCCTGCGCGAGCGCCTTGATCGGGTGCGCCAGGAAGCGCGTCAGCACAAGGACCATGCCCATCAATTGGCGGTCCGTCTTGGCTCGCTGAGGGCGCAATACGATTCCACGCGCCAGGCCTTGGAACGCCTGGAAATGCAGTCCGAGCGCCTGACGGAAAAACGCGAGCAGTTGAGTCTCAATCTGGAGGAGGGCGAGGCGCCGCTGGAGGAACTGCGCCTCAAGCTCGAAGAACTGCTCGACAAGCGCATGAGCGTCGACGAAGAGCTCAAGACAGCGCAGATCGCCCTGGAGGATGCCGACCGCGAACTGCGCGATGCCGAGAAGCGCCGCAGCCAGGCCGAGCAGCAATCCCAGCTTATCCGCGGCCAGATGGAACAGCAGCGCATGGAATGGCAAGCCCTGACCGTGCGCCGCAAGGCTTTGCAGGATCAGTTGCTGGAGGACGGCTACGACCTCAACGGCGTGCTCGCCACCTTGGTCGCGGGCGCCAACGAGAAAGACGCCGAGGAAGAGCTCGAGCGCATTGCCCAGCGCATCCAGCGCCTGGGCGCGATCAACCTGGCCGCCATCGACGAGTACCAGCAGCAGTCCGAGCGCAAGCGTTACCTGGATGCCCAGAATGACGACTTGGTGGAAGCGCTGGAAACCCTGGAAAACGTCATCCGCAAGATCGACAAGGAAACCCGCAATCGTTTCAAGGATACCTTTGATCAGATCAATGGCGGTCTACAGGCGCTTTTCCCAAAAGTTTTCGGTGGCGGCAGCGCCTATTTGGAACTGACGGGCGAAGATCTACTCGATACTGGGGTGACAATCATGGCGCGTCCCCCCGGCAAGAAGAACAGCACCATTCATTTGCTCTCTGGCGGTGAAAAAGCCCTGACGGCATTGGCCTTGGTATTTGCCATCTTCAAATTGAACCCGGCGCCGTTCTGCATGCTCGACGAGGTCGATGCACCGCTGGACGACGCCAACGTCGGCCGTTACGCACGACTGGTGAAGGAAATGTCCGAGACCGTGCAGTTCATCTACATCACTCACAACAAAATCGCCATGGAAATGGCCGACCAGTTGATGGGCGTGACGATGCACGAGCCGGGTTGTTCGCGGCTGGTGGCGGTGGACGTGGAAGAAGCCATGGCGATGGTGGATGCATGA
- the xdhB gene encoding xanthine dehydrogenase molybdopterin binding subunit produces the protein MSNHHAVEKTQAELAELFARDLTTGVGRSVKHDSAAKHVSGEAQYIDDRLEFPNQLHVYARLSDRAHARIIRIDTAPCYAFEGVRIAITHADIPGLKDIGPLLPGDPLLAIDDVQFVGQPVLAVAAKDLETARKAAMAAIIEYEDLEPVLDVVAALRKRHFVLDSHTHQRGDSATALASAEHRIQGSLHIGGQEHFYLETQISSVMPTEDGGMIVYCSTQNPTEVQKLVAEVLGVSMNKVVVDMRRMGGGFGGKETQAASPACLCAVVAHLTGQPAKMRLPRVEDMLMTGKRHPFYIEYNVGFDSTGRLHGIALELAGNCGCSPDLSASIVDRAMFHADNAYYLGDATINGHRCKTNTASNTAYRGFGGPQGMVAIEEVMDAIARHLGLDPLDVRKANYYGKTERNVTHYYQTVEHNMLEEMTAELEQSSQYAERREAIRRYNAGSPILKKGLALTPVKFGISFTASFLNQAGALIHVYTDGSIHLNHGGTEMGQGLNTKVAQVVAEVFQVEMDRVQITATNTDKVPNTSPTAASSGADLNGKAAQNAAETIKQRLVEFAARQYKVSEEDVEFHNGHVRVRDHILSFEALVQQAYFAQVSLSSTGFYKTPKIYYDRSQARGRPFYYYAYGAACAEVIVDTLTGEYKMLRTDILHDVGASLNPAIDIGQVEGGFIQGMGWLTMEELVWNDKGKLMTNGPASYKIPAVADMPLDLRVKLVENRKNPEDTVFHSKAVGEPPFMLGIAAWCAIKDAVASLGDYRHQPKIDAPATPERVLWGCEQMRGLKVVSAEKVEVEVASL, from the coding sequence ATGTCTAACCATCACGCCGTAGAGAAGACCCAAGCCGAACTGGCCGAACTGTTCGCCCGTGACCTCACCACCGGCGTGGGTCGCAGCGTCAAGCATGACAGCGCCGCCAAGCACGTTTCCGGCGAAGCCCAGTACATCGATGATCGCCTGGAATTTCCCAACCAACTGCACGTGTATGCCCGGCTGTCGGACCGCGCCCACGCCCGGATCATCCGCATCGACACCGCGCCTTGCTACGCCTTCGAGGGCGTGCGCATCGCCATCACCCATGCAGACATTCCAGGCCTGAAGGACATCGGCCCGCTGCTGCCCGGTGACCCGCTGCTGGCGATCGATGATGTGCAGTTCGTCGGTCAACCGGTGCTGGCCGTGGCCGCCAAGGATCTTGAGACGGCACGCAAGGCCGCCATGGCCGCGATCATCGAATACGAAGACTTGGAGCCAGTGCTCGATGTCGTCGCAGCCCTGCGCAAACGGCATTTTGTACTCGACAGTCACACCCACCAGCGCGGCGATTCGGCCACCGCGCTGGCGAGCGCCGAGCACCGCATCCAGGGCTCGCTGCACATCGGCGGCCAGGAGCACTTTTACCTGGAAACCCAGATCTCCTCGGTAATGCCCACTGAAGACGGCGGGATGATCGTCTACTGCTCGACCCAGAACCCCACCGAAGTACAGAAACTGGTGGCCGAGGTGCTCGGTGTATCGATGAACAAAGTCGTGGTGGACATGCGTCGCATGGGCGGTGGCTTCGGCGGCAAGGAAACCCAGGCCGCCAGCCCGGCGTGCCTGTGCGCCGTCGTCGCGCACCTCACTGGCCAGCCGGCCAAGATGCGCCTGCCCCGGGTGGAAGACATGCTGATGACCGGCAAGCGTCACCCCTTCTATATCGAATATAACGTGGGTTTCGACAGCACCGGCCGCCTGCACGGCATCGCCTTGGAACTCGCCGGCAACTGCGGTTGCTCGCCGGACCTGTCGGCGTCGATTGTCGACCGGGCGATGTTCCACGCCGACAACGCCTACTACCTGGGCGATGCGACCATCAACGGCCATCGCTGCAAGACCAACACCGCGTCGAACACCGCCTACCGGGGTTTCGGCGGACCGCAAGGCATGGTCGCCATCGAAGAGGTAATGGATGCGATTGCGCGGCACCTGGGGCTCGATCCGCTGGACGTGCGCAAGGCCAACTACTACGGCAAGACCGAGCGCAACGTCACGCATTACTACCAGACCGTCGAGCACAACATGCTCGAGGAAATGACCGCCGAGCTTGAGCAGAGCAGCCAGTACGCCGAGCGCCGCGAAGCGATCCGCCGCTACAACGCAGGCAGCCCGATCCTGAAAAAAGGCCTGGCGCTGACCCCGGTGAAATTCGGCATATCCTTCACCGCCAGCTTCCTCAACCAGGCCGGCGCGTTGATCCACGTCTACACCGACGGCAGCATCCACCTGAACCATGGCGGCACGGAGATGGGCCAAGGCTTGAACACCAAGGTCGCCCAAGTGGTGGCCGAAGTGTTCCAGGTGGAAATGGACCGCGTGCAGATCACTGCGACCAATACCGACAAAGTGCCGAACACCTCGCCCACCGCCGCCTCCAGCGGGGCCGACCTGAACGGCAAGGCCGCGCAAAACGCTGCTGAAACCATCAAGCAACGCCTGGTGGAATTCGCCGCGCGGCAGTACAAGGTCAGCGAAGAAGATGTCGAATTCCACAACGGCCATGTGCGGGTTCGCGATCACATCCTGAGCTTCGAGGCGCTGGTGCAGCAGGCGTATTTCGCCCAGGTCTCGCTGTCGAGCACCGGTTTCTACAAGACCCCGAAAATCTACTACGACCGCAGCCAGGCCCGTGGCCGGCCGTTCTACTACTACGCCTATGGCGCGGCGTGTGCCGAGGTCATCGTCGACACGCTCACGGGTGAGTACAAGATGCTGCGCACCGACATCCTCCACGACGTCGGCGCCTCGCTGAACCCGGCCATCGACATCGGCCAGGTCGAAGGCGGCTTCATCCAAGGCATGGGCTGGCTGACCATGGAAGAGCTGGTGTGGAACGACAAGGGCAAGCTGATGACCAATGGCCCGGCCAGCTACAAGATCCCGGCAGTGGCCGACATGCCGCTGGACCTGCGGGTCAAGTTGGTGGAAAACCGCAAGAACCCTGAAGACACAGTGTTCCACTCCAAAGCCGTGGGCGAGCCGCCGTTCATGCTCGGCATCGCCGCGTGGTGCGCCATCAAGGACGCCGTGGCGAGCCTGGGCGACTACAGGCATCAGCCGAAAATCGACGCCCCGGCGACACCGGAGCGGGTGTTGTGGGGGTGTGAGCAGATGCGCGGGTTGAAGGTTGTCAGTGCTGAGAAAGTTGAAGTCGAAGTGGCTTCGCTTTGA
- the xdhC gene encoding xanthine dehydrogenase accessory protein XdhC, with the protein MYNWISALADLQDRGEPCVLVTIIEELGSTPRNAGSKMVISANQAFDTIGGGHLEYKAMELARQMLASGQQNTHLERFSLGASLGQCCGGVTVLLFEPMGQVQAQIAVFGAGHVGRALVPLLASLPCRVRWIDSREAEFPEHLPHGVRKIVTDEPLDEVDELPAGSYCIVMTHNHQLDLELSAAILKRNDFAYFGLIGSKTKRVKFEHRLRDRGFDSSTLQRMRCPMGIGEVKGKLPVEIAISIAGEIIATYNADFGQHTSRAEPIAKLLPVSRRSQR; encoded by the coding sequence ATGTACAACTGGATCAGCGCCCTCGCCGACCTGCAAGATCGCGGCGAACCCTGCGTGCTGGTGACGATCATCGAAGAGCTCGGCTCCACGCCGCGCAACGCTGGCTCGAAGATGGTCATCAGCGCCAACCAGGCATTCGACACCATTGGCGGTGGGCACTTGGAATACAAGGCCATGGAACTCGCCAGGCAGATGCTTGCCAGTGGGCAACAAAACACCCATCTGGAGCGCTTCAGCCTCGGTGCCAGCCTGGGCCAATGCTGCGGCGGCGTCACCGTGCTGCTGTTTGAACCAATGGGCCAGGTACAGGCGCAGATCGCCGTGTTCGGCGCCGGCCACGTCGGTCGTGCGCTGGTACCGTTGCTGGCGAGCCTGCCATGCCGAGTGCGCTGGATCGACTCACGGGAAGCGGAGTTCCCCGAGCACCTGCCCCACGGCGTGCGCAAGATCGTCACCGACGAGCCGCTGGATGAAGTCGACGAGTTGCCCGCCGGCAGCTACTGCATCGTCATGACCCACAATCATCAGCTCGACCTGGAACTGAGCGCCGCGATCCTCAAGCGCAACGACTTCGCCTACTTCGGACTGATCGGTTCGAAGACCAAGCGGGTCAAGTTCGAGCATCGCCTGCGCGACCGCGGCTTCGACAGCAGCACCCTGCAACGCATGCGTTGCCCGATGGGGATCGGCGAAGTCAAAGGCAAGTTGCCTGTGGAAATTGCCATCTCCATCGCCGGCGAAATCATCGCCACCTATAACGCGGATTTCGGTCAGCACACTTCGCGCGCCGAACCCATTGCCAAGTTGCTGCCGGTTTCACGCCGCAGCCAGCGTTGA
- the xdhA gene encoding xanthine dehydrogenase small subunit has product MIQFLLNQELRSEHALDPNLTVLNYLREHVGKSGTKEGCASGDCGACTVVVGELDTDQSGRERIRYRSLNSCLTFVSSLHGKQLISVEDLKHKGQLHSVQQAMVDCHGSQCGFCTPGFVMSLFALQKNSEQPDAHKAHEALAGNLCRCTGYRPILAAADQACCAKQPDQFDAGEAETISRLKAIAPTETGELNSGDKRCLVPLTVADLADLYDAYPQARLLAGGTDLALEVTQFHRTLPVMIYVGNVAELKRIEHFDDRLEIGAATALSDCYEALNAEYPDFGELLQRFASLQIRNQGTLGGNIGNASPIGDSPPLLIALGAQIVLCKGQVRRTLALEDYFIDYRVTARQESEFIEKIIVPRASAEQAFRAYKVSKRLDDDISAVCAAFNLRIDNGVVRDARVAFGGMAATPKRAKHCEAALVGAPWNDSTVERACVALAEDFTPLSDFRASKEYRLLSAQNLLRKYFIELQTPHIETRVTAYV; this is encoded by the coding sequence GTGATCCAGTTTTTACTCAACCAGGAACTCCGTAGCGAGCATGCCCTGGACCCGAACCTGACCGTGCTCAACTATCTGCGTGAGCACGTCGGCAAATCCGGCACCAAGGAAGGCTGCGCCAGCGGCGACTGCGGTGCCTGCACGGTGGTAGTGGGCGAATTGGACACGGACCAAAGCGGTCGCGAACGCATTCGCTACCGCAGCCTCAATTCATGCCTGACCTTTGTCTCGTCGCTGCACGGCAAGCAACTGATCAGCGTCGAGGATCTCAAGCACAAGGGCCAACTGCACAGCGTCCAACAGGCGATGGTCGATTGCCACGGATCGCAGTGCGGTTTCTGCACGCCGGGCTTCGTCATGTCGTTGTTCGCCCTGCAGAAAAACAGCGAGCAACCCGACGCCCACAAAGCCCATGAAGCCCTCGCCGGCAACCTGTGCCGCTGCACGGGCTATCGGCCGATCCTGGCCGCCGCCGACCAAGCCTGCTGCGCTAAACAGCCAGACCAGTTCGACGCCGGCGAGGCCGAGACCATTTCGCGCCTCAAAGCCATCGCGCCCACCGAAACCGGCGAGCTCAATAGTGGCGACAAGCGCTGCCTGGTGCCGCTGACCGTGGCCGACCTCGCCGATCTCTACGACGCCTATCCACAGGCACGCCTGCTGGCCGGCGGCACTGACCTGGCGCTGGAAGTCACCCAGTTCCACCGCACCCTGCCGGTGATGATCTATGTCGGCAACGTCGCCGAGCTCAAGCGCATCGAGCATTTCGATGATCGCCTGGAGATCGGCGCCGCGACCGCGCTCTCCGATTGCTACGAGGCGCTGAACGCCGAATACCCGGACTTCGGCGAATTGCTGCAACGCTTCGCCTCGTTGCAGATCCGCAACCAGGGCACCCTGGGTGGCAACATCGGCAACGCCTCGCCCATCGGCGACTCGCCGCCCCTGCTGATCGCCCTCGGTGCGCAGATCGTGCTGTGCAAGGGCCAGGTCCGCCGCACCCTGGCCCTGGAGGATTACTTCATCGATTACCGGGTCACTGCGCGCCAGGAAAGTGAATTCATCGAGAAGATCATCGTGCCGCGGGCCAGCGCCGAACAGGCATTTCGCGCCTACAAGGTTTCCAAGCGCCTGGACGATGATATTTCAGCCGTGTGCGCGGCATTCAACCTGCGCATCGACAACGGCGTGGTCCGTGACGCCCGCGTCGCCTTTGGTGGCATGGCCGCAACGCCCAAGCGCGCCAAGCATTGCGAAGCCGCCTTGGTTGGCGCGCCGTGGAACGATAGCACCGTCGAACGCGCCTGCGTCGCCCTGGCCGAAGATTTCACGCCGCTGTCGGATTTCCGTGCCAGCAAGGAATACCGCCTGCTCAGCGCGCAAAACCTGTTGCGCAAATACTTCATCGAACTGCAAACGCCGCACATCGAGACTCGGGTGACCGCTTATGTCTAA